The DNA region CGGTTCGAGGTGGAGGCGCAGCGCTCCCCGGGGGCGAGCTGGTCGGGGTTCATGCCCAGGCACATCGAGCAGCCGGCGTGCCGCCATTCGGCCCCGGCGGCGGTGAACACCTGGTCCAGGCCCTCCTCGACGGCCTGCAGGGCGACCCGGACGGAGCCGGGGACGACCAGCATCCGTACGCCGTCGGCGACCTTGCGGCCCTCCAGGACGGCGGCGGCGGCGCGCAGGTCCTCGATCCGGCCGTTGGTGCAGGAGCCGACGAAGACGGCGTCGACGGCGACCTCGCGCAGCGAAGTGCCGGCCTCAAGGCCCATGTACTTCAAGGCGTTCTCGGCGGCCGCGCGCTCCTGCGGGTCGGCGAAGTCCTCGGGGTGGGGGACGTTCGAGCCGAGCGGGGCGCCCTGGCCGGGATTGGTGCCCCAGGTGACGAACGGGGTCAGCTCGCTCGCGTCGATGAACACCTCGTGGTCGAAGACCGCGTCCTCGTCGGTGGCCAGGGTCCGCCAGTACTCGACGGCGGCGTGCCAGTCCGCGCCCTGCGGGGCGTGCGGGCGGCCCTCCAGGTACGCGAAGGTGGTCTCGTCGGGGGCGATCATGCCGGCCCGGGCACCCGCCTCGATGGACATGTTGCAGACGGTCATCCGGGCCTCCATGGACAGGCTCCGGATCGCCGAACCGCGGTACTCCAGGACGTAGCCCTGGCCGCCGCCGGTGCCGATCTTCGCGATGACGGCCAGGATCAGGTCCTTGGCCGTGACGCCCTCGGGCAGTTCGCCCTCGACGGTGATCGCCATCGTCTTGAACGGCGCCAGCGGCAGGGTCTGGGTGGCCAGCACGTGCTCGACCTGGCTGGTGCCGATGCCGAACGCCAGCGCGCCGAAGGCACCGTGGGTGGAGGTGTGGGAGTCGCCGCAGACCACGGTGGTGCCGGGCTGGGTCAGGCCGAGCTGGGGGCCGACCACGTGCACCACGCCCTGCTCGACGTCGCCGAGCGAGTGGATCCGGACGCCGAACTCGGCCGCGTTGCGGCGCAGGGTCTCCAACTGCACCCGGGAGACCGGGTCGGCGATCGGCTTGTCGATGTCCAGGGTCGGGGTGTTGTGGTCCTCGGTGGCGATCGTCAGATCGGTGCGGCGGACCTTGCGGCCGGCCAGCCGCAGCCCGTCGAAGGCCTGCGGGCTGGTGACCTCGTGGAGCAGGTGCAGGTCGATGAACAGGAGGTCGGGCTCGCCCTCCGCGCGCCGCACGACGTGGTCGTCCCAGACCTTCTCTGCGAGTGTCCGTCCCATCGGATTCCCTCCAGCCGGCCGCGTTGCCGGCCTTCTCGTGTCGTCGGGGTCACTGCGTGCGGCGCCCGTGCGGAGCGCGCTCGCGAGACCTGCACGCCGGATCGCTGTCCACGATGCGGACACTCTGGCGAGGTCCCATCCTGGATGTCTCCCGGGCTGCTGCATCCAGAGTGGCGCTTTTCCCGGAAGATTGAACTTGCGTCTCGCGGAATGAGACTGCAGTCTTAGGGCATGGACAACACTAGCGGCGTCGGCGTTCTCGACAAGGCCGCTCTGGTGCTGAGCGCACTGGAGTCGGGCCCCGCCACGTTGGCGGGGCTGGTCGCCGCCACCGGTCTGGCGCGCCCCACGGCCCACAGGCTCGCCGTCGCACTCGA from Kitasatospora cathayae includes:
- the leuC gene encoding 3-isopropylmalate dehydratase large subunit, which gives rise to MGRTLAEKVWDDHVVRRAEGEPDLLFIDLHLLHEVTSPQAFDGLRLAGRKVRRTDLTIATEDHNTPTLDIDKPIADPVSRVQLETLRRNAAEFGVRIHSLGDVEQGVVHVVGPQLGLTQPGTTVVCGDSHTSTHGAFGALAFGIGTSQVEHVLATQTLPLAPFKTMAITVEGELPEGVTAKDLILAVIAKIGTGGGQGYVLEYRGSAIRSLSMEARMTVCNMSIEAGARAGMIAPDETTFAYLEGRPHAPQGADWHAAVEYWRTLATDEDAVFDHEVFIDASELTPFVTWGTNPGQGAPLGSNVPHPEDFADPQERAAAENALKYMGLEAGTSLREVAVDAVFVGSCTNGRIEDLRAAAAVLEGRKVADGVRMLVVPGSVRVALQAVEEGLDQVFTAAGAEWRHAGCSMCLGMNPDQLAPGERCASTSNRNFEGRQGKGGRTHLVSPQVAAATAVLGRLAAPSDLSDRFADVAVEA